The Kogia breviceps isolate mKogBre1 chromosome 4, mKogBre1 haplotype 1, whole genome shotgun sequence genome window below encodes:
- the SLC25A42 gene encoding mitochondrial coenzyme A transporter SLC25A42 isoform X2 → MGNGVKEGVVRLREDAEPVLPAHVSSKAMSSKRFSAKEAFRVLYFTYLNEGFLSLWRGNSATMVRVVPYAAIQFSAHEEYKRLLGSYYGFCGEALPPWPRLLAGALAGTTAASLTYPLDLVRARMAVTPKEMYSNIFHVFIRISREEGLKTLYHGFIPTVLGVIPYAGLSFFTYETLKSLHREYSGRPQPYPFERMIFGACAGLIGQSASYPLDVVRRRMQTAGVTGHQRTSIARTMRTIMREEGVVRGLYKGLSMNWLKGPIAVGISFTTFDLMQILLRHLQS, encoded by the exons ATGGGTAATGGTGTGAAGGAAGGCGTGGTGCGTTTGCGTGAGGATGCTGAGCCCGTCCTGCCCGCTCATGTGTCTTCAAAGGCAA tGTCCTCAAAAAGATTTTCTGCCAAG GAGGCCTTCCGGGTCCTCTACTTCACCTACCTCAACGAAGGCTTCCTCAGCCTGTGGCGCGGAAACTCGGCCACCATGGTGCGCGTGGTGCCCTACGCCGCCATCCAGTTCAGCGCGCACGAGGAGTACAAGCGCCTACTGGGCAGCTACTACGGCTTCTGCGGAGA AGCCCTGCCCCCTTGGCCCCGCCTCCTCGCTGGTGCACTGGCTGGAACTACGGCCGCTTCGCTGACCTACCCCCTGGACCTGGTCAGGGCACGGATGGCCGTGACCCCAAAGGAAAT GTATAGCAACATCTTTCATGTCTTCATCCGCATCTCCCGAGAAGAGGGGCTGAAGACCCTCTACCACGGATTCATTCCCACCGTGCTGGGGGTCATTCCCTACGCCGGCCTGAGCTTCTTCACCTACGAGACACTCAAGAGCCTGCACAGAG aGTACAGCGGCCGCCCGCAGCCCTACCCCTTTGAGCGCATGATCTTCGGGGCCTGCGCGGGCCTCATCGGGCAGTCGGCCTCCTACCCGCTGGACGTGGTGCGGCGGCGCATGCAGACAGCCGGCGTCACGGGCCACCAGCGCACCTCCATCGCGCGCACGATGCGCACCATCATGCGGGAGGAGGGCGTGGTGCGCGGCCTCTACAAAGGCCTGAGCATGAACTGGCTCAAGGGTCCCATCGCTGTGGGCATCAGCTTCACCACCTTTGACCTCATGCAGATCCTGCTGCGGCACCTGCAGAGCTAG
- the SLC25A42 gene encoding mitochondrial coenzyme A transporter SLC25A42 isoform X1, which yields MGNGVKEGVVRLREDAEPVLPAHVSSKSDHRQVLSSLLSGALAGALAKTAVAPLDRTKIIFQVSSKRFSAKEAFRVLYFTYLNEGFLSLWRGNSATMVRVVPYAAIQFSAHEEYKRLLGSYYGFCGEALPPWPRLLAGALAGTTAASLTYPLDLVRARMAVTPKEMYSNIFHVFIRISREEGLKTLYHGFIPTVLGVIPYAGLSFFTYETLKSLHREYSGRPQPYPFERMIFGACAGLIGQSASYPLDVVRRRMQTAGVTGHQRTSIARTMRTIMREEGVVRGLYKGLSMNWLKGPIAVGISFTTFDLMQILLRHLQS from the exons ATGGGTAATGGTGTGAAGGAAGGCGTGGTGCGTTTGCGTGAGGATGCTGAGCCCGTCCTGCCCGCTCATGTGTCTTCAAAG AGTGATCACAGGCAAGTTCTTAGCTCCCTCCTGTCAGGGGCCCTGGCTGGCGCTCTTGCCAAAACGGCGGTAGCTCCCCTGGACCGAACCAAAATAATCTTCCAAG tGTCCTCAAAAAGATTTTCTGCCAAG GAGGCCTTCCGGGTCCTCTACTTCACCTACCTCAACGAAGGCTTCCTCAGCCTGTGGCGCGGAAACTCGGCCACCATGGTGCGCGTGGTGCCCTACGCCGCCATCCAGTTCAGCGCGCACGAGGAGTACAAGCGCCTACTGGGCAGCTACTACGGCTTCTGCGGAGA AGCCCTGCCCCCTTGGCCCCGCCTCCTCGCTGGTGCACTGGCTGGAACTACGGCCGCTTCGCTGACCTACCCCCTGGACCTGGTCAGGGCACGGATGGCCGTGACCCCAAAGGAAAT GTATAGCAACATCTTTCATGTCTTCATCCGCATCTCCCGAGAAGAGGGGCTGAAGACCCTCTACCACGGATTCATTCCCACCGTGCTGGGGGTCATTCCCTACGCCGGCCTGAGCTTCTTCACCTACGAGACACTCAAGAGCCTGCACAGAG aGTACAGCGGCCGCCCGCAGCCCTACCCCTTTGAGCGCATGATCTTCGGGGCCTGCGCGGGCCTCATCGGGCAGTCGGCCTCCTACCCGCTGGACGTGGTGCGGCGGCGCATGCAGACAGCCGGCGTCACGGGCCACCAGCGCACCTCCATCGCGCGCACGATGCGCACCATCATGCGGGAGGAGGGCGTGGTGCGCGGCCTCTACAAAGGCCTGAGCATGAACTGGCTCAAGGGTCCCATCGCTGTGGGCATCAGCTTCACCACCTTTGACCTCATGCAGATCCTGCTGCGGCACCTGCAGAGCTAG
- the TMEM161A gene encoding transmembrane protein 161A isoform X4 yields the protein MGPGTALQQATCLFRYKHPSEEELRALAGKQRPRGRKERWANGYSEEKPLSVPRDTPFQLETCPLTAVDALVLRFFLEYQWFVDFAVYSGGVYLFTEAYYYVLGPAKETNIAVFWCLLTIAFSIKVFLTVTRLYFSAEEGGERSVCLTFAFLFLLLAMLVQVVPEETLELGLEPGLASMTQNLEPLLKTQGWDWALPLVKLAIRMGLAAVGSMLGAFLTFPGLRLAQTHHDALTMSEDRPMLQFLLHTSFLSPLFVLWLWTKPMARDFLHQAPFGSTSFSLLSDSAFNSLRLWMLVALCLLRLAVTRPHLQAYLCLAKARVEQLRREAGRIEAREIQRRVVRVYCYVTVVSLQYLTPLILTLNCTLLLKTLGGYSWGLGPVPPLSPTPSSARDGPVGPEEDEAQQTVALIAGVLGSLLTPLFLRGVLAFLIWWIATCQLLSSLFGLYFHQHLVGS from the exons ATGGGTCCCGGCACAGCGCTCCAGCAGGCAACATG TCTCTTCCGATACAAGCACCCTTCCGAGGAAGAGCTTCGGGCCCTGGCGgggaagcagaggcccagaggcaggaaggagcg gtGGGCCAATGGCTATAGTGAGGAGAAGCCATTATCCGTGCCCCGAGACACCCCTTTCCAGCTGGAGACCTGTCCCCTCACAGCCGTTGATGCCCTTG TCCTGCGCTTCTTCCTGGAGTACCAGTGGTTTGTGGACTTCGCGGTGTACTCGGGTGGCGTGTACCTCTTCACAGAGGCCTactactatgtgctgggcccGGCCAAGGAGACCAACATCGCTGTGTTCTGGTGCCTGCTCACCATCGCCTTCTCTAT CAAGGTGTTCCTGACTGTGACCCGGCTGTACTTCAGTGCAGAGGAGGGGGGCGAGCGCTCAGTCTGCCTCACCTtcgccttcctcttcctcctcctggccATGCTGGTGCAGGTGGTGCCGGAGGAGACCCTTGAGCTGGGCCTGGAGCCAG GCCTGGCCAGTATGACCCAGAACTTGGAGCCACTTCTGAAGACACAGGGCTGGGACTGGGC TCTTCCTCTTGTCAAGCTGGCCATCCGCATGGGGCTGGCGGCAGTGGGCTCCATGCTGGGTGCCTTCCTCACCTTCCCAGGCCTGCGGCTGGCCCAGACCCACCATGATGCACTGACCATGTCGGAAGACCGGCCCATGCTGCA GTTCCTTCTGCATACCAGCTTCCTGTCCCCCCTGTTTGTCCTGTGGCTCTGGACCAAGCCCATGGCGCGGGACTTCCTGCACCAGGCTCCCTTTGGGAGCACGTCCTTTTCTCT GCTGTCCGACTCGGCCTTCAACTCGCTGCGTCTCTGGATGCTGGTGGCACTGTGCCTGCTGCGGCTGGCAGTGACCCGGCCCCACCTGCAGGCCTACCTGTGCCTGGCCAAGGCTCGAGTGGAGCAGCTGCGGCGGGAGGCCGGCCGCATCGAGGCCCGAGAGATCCAACGGAGG GTGGTGCGGGTGTACTGCTACGTGACGGTTGTGAGCCTGCAGTACCTGACTCCGCTCATCCTCACACTCAACTGCACGCTGCTGCTCAAGACTCTGG GCGGCTACTCCTGGGGCCTGGGCCCCGTCCCCCCGCTGTCCCCCACCCCGTCCTCAGCCCGCGATGGCCCTGTCGGCCCCGAGGAGGACGAGGCCCAGCAGACCGTGGCCCTGATCGCCGGGGTCCTGGGCAGCTTGCTCACGCCACTCTTCCTCCGCGGCGTCCTCGCCTTCCTCATCTGGTGGATCGCCACCTGCCAACTGCTCTCCAGCCTCTTCGGCCTGTACTTCCACCAGCATCTGGTGGGCTCCTAG
- the TMEM161A gene encoding transmembrane protein 161A isoform X1 yields the protein MAVLGVQLVVTLLTATLMHRLAPHCSFARWLLCNGSLFRYKHPSEEELRALAGKQRPRGRKERWANGYSEEKPLSVPRDTPFQLETCPLTAVDALVLRFFLEYQWFVDFAVYSGGVYLFTEAYYYVLGPAKETNIAVFWCLLTIAFSIKVFLTVTRLYFSAEEGGERSVCLTFAFLFLLLAMLVQVVPEETLELGLEPGLASMTQNLEPLLKTQGWDWALPLVKLAIRMGLAAVGSMLGAFLTFPGLRLAQTHHDALTMSEDRPMLQFLLHTSFLSPLFVLWLWTKPMARDFLHQAPFGSTSFSLLSDSAFNSLRLWMLVALCLLRLAVTRPHLQAYLCLAKARVEQLRREAGRIEAREIQRRVVRVYCYVTVVSLQYLTPLILTLNCTLLLKTLGGYSWGLGPVPPLSPTPSSARDGPVGPEEDEAQQTVALIAGVLGSLLTPLFLRGVLAFLIWWIATCQLLSSLFGLYFHQHLVGS from the exons ATG GCTGTCCTTGGAGTGCAGCTGGTGGTCACGTTGCTCACTGCCACCCTCATGCATAGGCTTGCACCACACTGCTCCTTCGCGCGCTGGCTGCTCTGCAATGGCAG TCTCTTCCGATACAAGCACCCTTCCGAGGAAGAGCTTCGGGCCCTGGCGgggaagcagaggcccagaggcaggaaggagcg gtGGGCCAATGGCTATAGTGAGGAGAAGCCATTATCCGTGCCCCGAGACACCCCTTTCCAGCTGGAGACCTGTCCCCTCACAGCCGTTGATGCCCTTG TCCTGCGCTTCTTCCTGGAGTACCAGTGGTTTGTGGACTTCGCGGTGTACTCGGGTGGCGTGTACCTCTTCACAGAGGCCTactactatgtgctgggcccGGCCAAGGAGACCAACATCGCTGTGTTCTGGTGCCTGCTCACCATCGCCTTCTCTAT CAAGGTGTTCCTGACTGTGACCCGGCTGTACTTCAGTGCAGAGGAGGGGGGCGAGCGCTCAGTCTGCCTCACCTtcgccttcctcttcctcctcctggccATGCTGGTGCAGGTGGTGCCGGAGGAGACCCTTGAGCTGGGCCTGGAGCCAG GCCTGGCCAGTATGACCCAGAACTTGGAGCCACTTCTGAAGACACAGGGCTGGGACTGGGC TCTTCCTCTTGTCAAGCTGGCCATCCGCATGGGGCTGGCGGCAGTGGGCTCCATGCTGGGTGCCTTCCTCACCTTCCCAGGCCTGCGGCTGGCCCAGACCCACCATGATGCACTGACCATGTCGGAAGACCGGCCCATGCTGCA GTTCCTTCTGCATACCAGCTTCCTGTCCCCCCTGTTTGTCCTGTGGCTCTGGACCAAGCCCATGGCGCGGGACTTCCTGCACCAGGCTCCCTTTGGGAGCACGTCCTTTTCTCT GCTGTCCGACTCGGCCTTCAACTCGCTGCGTCTCTGGATGCTGGTGGCACTGTGCCTGCTGCGGCTGGCAGTGACCCGGCCCCACCTGCAGGCCTACCTGTGCCTGGCCAAGGCTCGAGTGGAGCAGCTGCGGCGGGAGGCCGGCCGCATCGAGGCCCGAGAGATCCAACGGAGG GTGGTGCGGGTGTACTGCTACGTGACGGTTGTGAGCCTGCAGTACCTGACTCCGCTCATCCTCACACTCAACTGCACGCTGCTGCTCAAGACTCTGG GCGGCTACTCCTGGGGCCTGGGCCCCGTCCCCCCGCTGTCCCCCACCCCGTCCTCAGCCCGCGATGGCCCTGTCGGCCCCGAGGAGGACGAGGCCCAGCAGACCGTGGCCCTGATCGCCGGGGTCCTGGGCAGCTTGCTCACGCCACTCTTCCTCCGCGGCGTCCTCGCCTTCCTCATCTGGTGGATCGCCACCTGCCAACTGCTCTCCAGCCTCTTCGGCCTGTACTTCCACCAGCATCTGGTGGGCTCCTAG
- the TMEM161A gene encoding transmembrane protein 161A isoform X3 — MHRLAPHCSFARWLLCNGSLFRYKHPSEEELRALAGKQRPRGRKERWANGYSEEKPLSVPRDTPFQLETCPLTAVDALVLRFFLEYQWFVDFAVYSGGVYLFTEAYYYVLGPAKETNIAVFWCLLTIAFSIKVFLTVTRLYFSAEEGGERSVCLTFAFLFLLLAMLVQVVPEETLELGLEPGLASMTQNLEPLLKTQGWDWALPLVKLAIRMGLAAVGSMLGAFLTFPGLRLAQTHHDALTMSEDRPMLQFLLHTSFLSPLFVLWLWTKPMARDFLHQAPFGSTSFSLLSDSAFNSLRLWMLVALCLLRLAVTRPHLQAYLCLAKARVEQLRREAGRIEAREIQRRVVRVYCYVTVVSLQYLTPLILTLNCTLLLKTLGGYSWGLGPVPPLSPTPSSARDGPVGPEEDEAQQTVALIAGVLGSLLTPLFLRGVLAFLIWWIATCQLLSSLFGLYFHQHLVGS; from the exons ATGCATAGGCTTGCACCACACTGCTCCTTCGCGCGCTGGCTGCTCTGCAATGGCAG TCTCTTCCGATACAAGCACCCTTCCGAGGAAGAGCTTCGGGCCCTGGCGgggaagcagaggcccagaggcaggaaggagcg gtGGGCCAATGGCTATAGTGAGGAGAAGCCATTATCCGTGCCCCGAGACACCCCTTTCCAGCTGGAGACCTGTCCCCTCACAGCCGTTGATGCCCTTG TCCTGCGCTTCTTCCTGGAGTACCAGTGGTTTGTGGACTTCGCGGTGTACTCGGGTGGCGTGTACCTCTTCACAGAGGCCTactactatgtgctgggcccGGCCAAGGAGACCAACATCGCTGTGTTCTGGTGCCTGCTCACCATCGCCTTCTCTAT CAAGGTGTTCCTGACTGTGACCCGGCTGTACTTCAGTGCAGAGGAGGGGGGCGAGCGCTCAGTCTGCCTCACCTtcgccttcctcttcctcctcctggccATGCTGGTGCAGGTGGTGCCGGAGGAGACCCTTGAGCTGGGCCTGGAGCCAG GCCTGGCCAGTATGACCCAGAACTTGGAGCCACTTCTGAAGACACAGGGCTGGGACTGGGC TCTTCCTCTTGTCAAGCTGGCCATCCGCATGGGGCTGGCGGCAGTGGGCTCCATGCTGGGTGCCTTCCTCACCTTCCCAGGCCTGCGGCTGGCCCAGACCCACCATGATGCACTGACCATGTCGGAAGACCGGCCCATGCTGCA GTTCCTTCTGCATACCAGCTTCCTGTCCCCCCTGTTTGTCCTGTGGCTCTGGACCAAGCCCATGGCGCGGGACTTCCTGCACCAGGCTCCCTTTGGGAGCACGTCCTTTTCTCT GCTGTCCGACTCGGCCTTCAACTCGCTGCGTCTCTGGATGCTGGTGGCACTGTGCCTGCTGCGGCTGGCAGTGACCCGGCCCCACCTGCAGGCCTACCTGTGCCTGGCCAAGGCTCGAGTGGAGCAGCTGCGGCGGGAGGCCGGCCGCATCGAGGCCCGAGAGATCCAACGGAGG GTGGTGCGGGTGTACTGCTACGTGACGGTTGTGAGCCTGCAGTACCTGACTCCGCTCATCCTCACACTCAACTGCACGCTGCTGCTCAAGACTCTGG GCGGCTACTCCTGGGGCCTGGGCCCCGTCCCCCCGCTGTCCCCCACCCCGTCCTCAGCCCGCGATGGCCCTGTCGGCCCCGAGGAGGACGAGGCCCAGCAGACCGTGGCCCTGATCGCCGGGGTCCTGGGCAGCTTGCTCACGCCACTCTTCCTCCGCGGCGTCCTCGCCTTCCTCATCTGGTGGATCGCCACCTGCCAACTGCTCTCCAGCCTCTTCGGCCTGTACTTCCACCAGCATCTGGTGGGCTCCTAG
- the TMEM161A gene encoding transmembrane protein 161A isoform X2: MAVLGVQLVVTLLTATLMHRLAPHCSFARWLLCNGSLFRYKHPSEEELRALAGKQRPRGRKERWANGYSEEKPLSVPRDTPFQLETCPLTAVDALVLRFFLEYQWFVDFAVYSGGVYLFTEAYYYVLGPAKETNIAVFWCLLTIAFSIKVFLTVTRLYFSAEEGGERSVCLTFAFLFLLLAMLVQVVPEETLELGLEPGLASMTQNLEPLLKTQGWDWALPLVKLAIRMGLAAVGSMLGAFLTFPGLRLAQTHHDALTMSEDRPMLQFLLHTSFLSPLFVLWLWTKPMARDFLHQAPFGSTSFSLLSDSAFNSLRLWMLVALCLLRLAVTRPHLQAYLCLAKARVEQLRREAGRIEAREIQRRVVRVYCYVTVVSLQYLTPLILTLNCTLLLKTLGGYSWGLGPVPPLSPTPSSARDGPVGPEEDEAQQTVALIAGVLGSLLTPLFLRGVLAFLIWWIATCQLLSSLFGLYFHQHLVGS, translated from the exons GCTGTCCTTGGAGTGCAGCTGGTGGTCACGTTGCTCACTGCCACCCTCATGCATAGGCTTGCACCACACTGCTCCTTCGCGCGCTGGCTGCTCTGCAATGGCAG TCTCTTCCGATACAAGCACCCTTCCGAGGAAGAGCTTCGGGCCCTGGCGgggaagcagaggcccagaggcaggaaggagcg gtGGGCCAATGGCTATAGTGAGGAGAAGCCATTATCCGTGCCCCGAGACACCCCTTTCCAGCTGGAGACCTGTCCCCTCACAGCCGTTGATGCCCTTG TCCTGCGCTTCTTCCTGGAGTACCAGTGGTTTGTGGACTTCGCGGTGTACTCGGGTGGCGTGTACCTCTTCACAGAGGCCTactactatgtgctgggcccGGCCAAGGAGACCAACATCGCTGTGTTCTGGTGCCTGCTCACCATCGCCTTCTCTAT CAAGGTGTTCCTGACTGTGACCCGGCTGTACTTCAGTGCAGAGGAGGGGGGCGAGCGCTCAGTCTGCCTCACCTtcgccttcctcttcctcctcctggccATGCTGGTGCAGGTGGTGCCGGAGGAGACCCTTGAGCTGGGCCTGGAGCCAG GCCTGGCCAGTATGACCCAGAACTTGGAGCCACTTCTGAAGACACAGGGCTGGGACTGGGC TCTTCCTCTTGTCAAGCTGGCCATCCGCATGGGGCTGGCGGCAGTGGGCTCCATGCTGGGTGCCTTCCTCACCTTCCCAGGCCTGCGGCTGGCCCAGACCCACCATGATGCACTGACCATGTCGGAAGACCGGCCCATGCTGCA GTTCCTTCTGCATACCAGCTTCCTGTCCCCCCTGTTTGTCCTGTGGCTCTGGACCAAGCCCATGGCGCGGGACTTCCTGCACCAGGCTCCCTTTGGGAGCACGTCCTTTTCTCT GCTGTCCGACTCGGCCTTCAACTCGCTGCGTCTCTGGATGCTGGTGGCACTGTGCCTGCTGCGGCTGGCAGTGACCCGGCCCCACCTGCAGGCCTACCTGTGCCTGGCCAAGGCTCGAGTGGAGCAGCTGCGGCGGGAGGCCGGCCGCATCGAGGCCCGAGAGATCCAACGGAGG GTGGTGCGGGTGTACTGCTACGTGACGGTTGTGAGCCTGCAGTACCTGACTCCGCTCATCCTCACACTCAACTGCACGCTGCTGCTCAAGACTCTGG GCGGCTACTCCTGGGGCCTGGGCCCCGTCCCCCCGCTGTCCCCCACCCCGTCCTCAGCCCGCGATGGCCCTGTCGGCCCCGAGGAGGACGAGGCCCAGCAGACCGTGGCCCTGATCGCCGGGGTCCTGGGCAGCTTGCTCACGCCACTCTTCCTCCGCGGCGTCCTCGCCTTCCTCATCTGGTGGATCGCCACCTGCCAACTGCTCTCCAGCCTCTTCGGCCTGTACTTCCACCAGCATCTGGTGGGCTCCTAG